The proteins below are encoded in one region of Hordeum vulgare subsp. vulgare chromosome 3H, MorexV3_pseudomolecules_assembly, whole genome shotgun sequence:
- the LOC123439237 gene encoding uncharacterized protein LOC123439237 yields MGNKPACMSLAPAAASASASGGCCKVTHADGRVTRLARPVRASELMLDHPGKFVCDACRLAVGCRVPGVAADELLQPRRAYFLLPMDMLYSVLTDDEMAALSAASHGAATAAWRRIVITTTRRRRGRGSSSGRRGDSRQSSGDAGRVFPVVGLLQLQDAPAGHPTIGVKSSGRAAGTVGLRRLRSWQPVLDTIEEAP; encoded by the coding sequence ATGGGGAACAAGCCGGCGTGCATGTCGCTGGCGCCGGCGGCGGCGTCTGCGTCGGCGAGCGGAGGATGCTGCAAGGTGACCCACGCGGACGGGAGGGTGACGCGGCTGGCGAGGCCGGTGCGGGCGTCGGAGCTGATGCTGGACCACCCGGGCAAGTTCGTGTGCGACGCGTGCCGCCTCGCCGTCGGCTGCCGCGTCCCCGGGGTCGCGGCCGACGAGCTCCTCCAGCCGCGCCGCGCCTACTTCCTCCTCCCCATGGACATGCTCTACTCCGTGCTCACCGACGACGAGATGGCCGCGCTCTCCGCGGCCTCCCAcggcgccgccaccgccgcctggAGGAGGATCGTGATCACCACCACGAGACGCCGACGGGGCAGAGGCAGCAGCAGCGGCCGCCGCGGCGACTCGAGGCAGAGCAGTGGCGACGCCGGCAGGGTCTTCCCGGTCGTCGGCCTGCTGCAGCTCCAGGACGCCCCCGCCGGGCACCCCACGATTGGCGTCAAGTCGAGCGGCCGCGCCGCCGGCACCGTCGGGCTGAGGCGGCTCCGTTCGTGGCAGCCGGTGCTGGACACCATCGAGGAGGCGCCGTGA